A genomic segment from Bacteroidota bacterium encodes:
- a CDS encoding efflux transporter periplasmic adaptor subunit, whose product MDRPIEKKRWTPQRIILIIGALAFIYLLLYLIVLRDKRSRLYVSANQLAVVTVVEDKFQEFIPIDGVVLPKTTIFIDAVQGGVVEKIFVEDGALVKKNDPILKLSNTSLELSYMDQETRIYDAINNLQNSKINLEENKYYRQKEIVQLEYEIDRTKKDFQRKDELYLDSLISPKEFEDAKRDFEFNLKQLEISLRLKILDSIANASRAKQIDMSVERMHNNLLLLNDSKENLTIKTPANGKLSSFNVEIGQTKSPGEHLGQIDMLDGYKLQANIDERYVSRVHASQGAECDVDGKTYSLYVNKIYTNISQGSFMVDMFFTDAYPQSIKRGQTLQLRLAFSRPTDAIIIKRGGFFQETGGNWIYVVDPSEKFAVKRAIKLGNQNAYFYEVLDGLRPGEKVIVSSYDGFGNKEKLIFK is encoded by the coding sequence ATGGATAGGCCAATTGAAAAAAAGCGATGGACGCCCCAAAGAATAATTCTCATCATTGGGGCGTTGGCATTTATATATTTACTTCTGTACCTGATTGTTCTCCGGGATAAACGGAGCCGCCTGTATGTTTCGGCTAACCAGTTGGCTGTTGTTACCGTTGTCGAAGATAAATTCCAGGAATTCATTCCCATTGATGGTGTGGTTTTGCCCAAAACTACAATCTTTATTGATGCAGTCCAGGGTGGGGTGGTTGAAAAGATATTTGTCGAAGATGGAGCCCTTGTTAAGAAGAATGATCCAATACTTAAGTTGTCCAATACCAGCCTTGAATTAAGTTATATGGACCAGGAAACCCGCATATATGATGCCATTAACAATCTACAAAACAGCAAGATAAACCTTGAGGAAAATAAATACTACCGCCAGAAGGAAATAGTTCAGCTGGAATATGAAATAGACCGGACAAAGAAAGACTTTCAACGGAAGGATGAATTGTATTTAGATAGTCTGATATCCCCCAAGGAATTCGAGGACGCAAAAAGAGATTTTGAGTTTAACCTTAAACAGCTTGAAATATCCCTTCGCCTGAAGATTCTTGATTCCATTGCCAATGCATCAAGAGCTAAACAAATCGACATGTCTGTTGAAAGGATGCATAACAACCTCCTGTTATTGAATGACAGTAAAGAAAACCTTACAATTAAGACACCTGCCAATGGCAAACTATCGTCCTTCAATGTGGAGATTGGACAAACTAAATCACCGGGTGAGCATCTGGGTCAGATTGATATGCTGGACGGCTATAAACTGCAGGCAAACATTGATGAGCGTTATGTTTCCAGAGTTCATGCCAGTCAGGGGGCTGAATGCGATGTGGATGGTAAAACCTACAGCCTGTATGTCAATAAAATCTATACTAATATTAGCCAGGGTTCATTTATGGTAGACATGTTTTTTACAGATGCTTACCCGCAAAGTATTAAAAGAGGGCAGACACTTCAGCTGCGACTAGCATTCAGCAGACCAACAGATGCTATCATCATTAAAAGAGGTGGATTTTTTCAGGAAACAGGTGGCAACTGGATCTATGTTGTCGATCCATCTGAGAAATTTGCTGTAAAACGGGCTATCAAACTCGGTAATCAAAATGCTTATTTTTATGAAGTCCTCGATGGTCTTCGACCAGGCGAGAAGGTTATCGTTTCGTCATATGATGGATTCGGAAATAAAGAGAAACTGATTTTCAAATAA
- a CDS encoding PhoH family protein, whose translation MPLKKPKEKKIFVIDTSVILYNHNAIHSFQDNDIAIPITVLEELDNFKKGNEIKNFEAREFIRIMDKLSGKGTLRNWIPLGSPKMGKVKVVMYETFDPDARQIFGENKPDHRILNAAMVMAKEYPNRKVILVTKDINLRLKAKSLSISAEDYETGKIKNVEELYTGKTVLENLGSNIIDLLYQQGYCTPEDLNLRNPIPNHYFILKNTKNSALGYFNPITNHIERLEKRPAYRISPRNAEQVFAIHAAMNPEVKLVTLQGVAGTGKTLIALAAALEQKRNFKQIYLARPIVPLSNKDIGYLPGDIKSKLNPYMEPLFDNLKFIQNQYSEKDKEYKNINDNIQNEKLVITPLAYIRGRSISNVYFIVDEAQNLTPHEVKTIITRAGENTKIIFTGDVYQIDTPYLDSQSNGLSYLIDKIKHHPIYAHVRLEKGERSELANLASELL comes from the coding sequence ATGCCTCTTAAGAAGCCGAAGGAGAAGAAGATCTTTGTCATTGATACTTCCGTTATTTTATATAACCACAATGCCATCCACAGTTTCCAGGATAATGATATAGCCATTCCGATTACCGTTCTTGAAGAACTGGATAACTTTAAAAAGGGGAACGAAATAAAAAATTTTGAGGCACGCGAGTTCATCCGCATTATGGATAAGCTTTCCGGGAAAGGCACTCTGCGCAACTGGATCCCATTAGGTTCCCCCAAAATGGGAAAGGTGAAAGTGGTTATGTATGAAACCTTTGATCCTGACGCCCGTCAGATTTTTGGTGAGAACAAACCTGATCACCGCATTCTGAATGCTGCCATGGTCATGGCTAAAGAGTACCCTAACCGGAAGGTGATCCTCGTCACAAAGGACATCAACCTGCGCTTAAAGGCTAAGTCCCTCAGCATTTCTGCCGAAGATTATGAAACCGGCAAAATTAAAAATGTCGAAGAATTATATACCGGTAAAACGGTTCTTGAAAACCTTGGTTCAAATATTATTGATCTTCTTTATCAGCAAGGATATTGCACTCCTGAAGACCTCAATCTGAGGAATCCGATTCCGAACCATTATTTCATTCTTAAAAACACAAAAAATTCCGCCCTTGGCTATTTCAATCCAATCACCAATCATATTGAACGTCTTGAGAAACGGCCCGCTTATCGTATCTCGCCGCGTAATGCCGAACAGGTCTTCGCGATCCATGCTGCAATGAATCCGGAAGTGAAACTGGTCACCCTTCAGGGTGTGGCAGGTACAGGCAAAACGCTTATTGCTCTTGCTGCTGCCCTTGAACAAAAGAGAAACTTCAAGCAAATCTACCTGGCACGGCCAATTGTCCCGCTTAGCAACAAGGATATCGGCTATCTGCCCGGCGATATTAAATCCAAACTGAATCCTTACATGGAGCCGCTTTTTGATAACCTGAAGTTCATCCAGAACCAATATAGCGAGAAGGACAAGGAATATAAAAATATCAATGATAACATACAAAATGAAAAACTGGTAATCACACCATTGGCTTATATCCGTGGAAGAAGTATCTCCAATGTATATTTCATTGTCGATGAAGCCCAGAATCTTACACCCCATGAAGTGAAGACCATCATTACAAGAGCCGGTGAGAATACCAAAATCATCTTCACCGGTGATGTTTACCAGATCGACACCCCTTACCTCGATTCCCAAAGTAACGGCCTTTCTTATCTTATCGACAAGATCAAGCATCATCCGATTTATGCCCATGTGAGGCTGGAAAAAGGTGAAAGATCCGAGCTGGCTAACCTGGCGAGTGAATTGCTTTAA
- a CDS encoding prolyl oligopeptidase family serine peptidase, which produces MKPPDFDPAKKYPVLFYVYGEPAGQTATDAWQRSLWNVMLVQKGYLIMTVDNRGTPCPRGREWRKSIYQKIGVLNSHDQAMAANEILKWEFVDPDRIAVWGWSGGGSMTLNLMFRYPEIYKTGLAVAAVSDERYYNTIYQQRYMGLLSENPEVYTEGSPITYAKNLQGNLLIVHGTGDDNVHFQNAEAVVNELIKYNKQFTFMPYPNRTHGIYEGENTTRHLFTLLTNYLLEHTLPGGK; this is translated from the coding sequence ATGAAGCCGCCTGATTTCGATCCTGCGAAAAAATATCCTGTCCTTTTTTATGTTTATGGAGAGCCCGCAGGGCAGACCGCTACCGATGCATGGCAGCGCAGTCTCTGGAATGTAATGCTTGTCCAGAAAGGCTACCTCATCATGACCGTCGACAACCGCGGTACACCTTGTCCGAGAGGAAGAGAATGGCGTAAATCCATCTACCAGAAGATAGGTGTTCTGAATTCACATGATCAGGCCATGGCAGCAAATGAGATACTGAAATGGGAGTTTGTTGACCCCGACCGTATTGCTGTGTGGGGATGGAGTGGTGGTGGCTCTATGACCCTTAACCTGATGTTCCGTTATCCGGAGATTTACAAAACAGGTCTAGCCGTTGCGGCTGTTTCCGATGAACGGTATTATAACACGATATATCAGCAACGTTATATGGGATTGTTATCTGAAAATCCGGAAGTTTATACCGAAGGTTCCCCCATAACCTATGCAAAAAACCTTCAGGGTAACCTGCTTATCGTGCATGGAACAGGTGATGACAATGTCCATTTTCAGAATGCCGAAGCCGTGGTAAATGAACTCATCAAATACAATAAGCAGTTCACCTTCATGCCTTATCCCAACAGGACACATGGAATATATGAAGGAGAAAACACGACGAGGCATCTGTTTACATTACTGACAAACTATCTGTTGGAGCATACACTACCTGGAGGGAAATAA
- a CDS encoding DPP IV N-terminal domain-containing protein, with amino-acid sequence MKKNYLNFRLFVITVCLGLISVYPVSSQEVQDSSLLTIDRIFSSAEFRMGRFGPARWIDNGEAYIINERSAATQGGEDIVKYMTMSGEKSILVAAADMIPKGAEGPLAIEDFCWSNDKQKLLIFTNSQRVWRQDTRGDYWVFDMKTKELKQLGKGLPESSLMFAKFSPDDLNVAYVSKHNLYVENISDEKITQLTFDGTETLINGTFDWAYEEEFDCRDGFSWSPDGKKIAYWQLDASNIRNFLMINNTDSIYSYVIPVQYPKVGYLPSSCRIGTIAASGGQTVWMNIPGDAREHYLPRVMWNPGSAYILVQQLNYKQNTLWLWRCEASDGKATNIYTEIDPAWIDVVDDWQWLDGGNEFFWKSEKDGWLHFYRITSDGAIQKVITEGEYDAIRITGIDQAEKECYFIASPDNPTQRYLYRISMEGKGKMKRLSPSDKPGTHNYDISPDTKYAFHTYSNLNTPPVTELVSLPDHKVIRVLNDNASFKKAYARLKKPFGELFRVTTADGVQMDG; translated from the coding sequence ATGAAAAAGAACTATCTCAATTTCAGATTATTCGTCATTACTGTATGTCTTGGACTAATCTCTGTTTACCCGGTTTCTTCGCAGGAGGTCCAGGATTCTTCTTTACTCACCATCGACAGGATTTTTAGTTCAGCCGAATTCAGGATGGGCCGTTTTGGCCCTGCCCGTTGGATTGATAATGGAGAGGCCTATATTATTAATGAGCGATCAGCTGCCACGCAAGGCGGTGAGGATATCGTCAAGTATATGACTATGAGCGGTGAGAAAAGCATTCTGGTGGCAGCCGCAGATATGATCCCAAAAGGAGCAGAAGGTCCTCTTGCAATCGAGGATTTTTGCTGGTCAAATGACAAACAAAAACTCCTCATATTCACCAATTCGCAAAGAGTATGGAGGCAGGATACACGCGGTGATTATTGGGTATTTGATATGAAGACAAAAGAGCTCAAACAATTAGGTAAAGGATTGCCAGAATCGTCGCTCATGTTCGCCAAGTTCTCACCCGATGACCTGAACGTCGCCTATGTCAGCAAACATAACCTGTATGTCGAGAATATCAGTGACGAGAAAATCACTCAACTGACGTTTGATGGGACAGAAACTCTCATCAATGGCACATTTGACTGGGCGTATGAGGAGGAGTTTGATTGCCGTGATGGTTTCTCCTGGAGTCCTGATGGGAAAAAGATTGCATACTGGCAGCTCGATGCATCAAATATCCGTAATTTTTTGATGATAAATAACACGGATTCCATCTATTCGTACGTGATTCCGGTGCAATACCCAAAAGTTGGTTATTTGCCGTCCAGTTGTCGCATTGGTACTATTGCTGCCAGTGGTGGCCAGACGGTCTGGATGAATATACCGGGTGATGCCCGTGAGCATTATCTCCCACGTGTGATGTGGAATCCGGGTTCTGCATATATCCTTGTCCAGCAGCTCAATTACAAGCAGAATACACTGTGGCTGTGGCGGTGTGAGGCAAGTGATGGCAAAGCAACAAACATATACACCGAGATCGATCCGGCATGGATTGATGTGGTGGATGACTGGCAATGGCTTGATGGGGGAAATGAGTTTTTCTGGAAAAGTGAAAAAGATGGCTGGCTGCATTTTTACCGCATCACCAGCGACGGAGCAATCCAGAAAGTGATCACAGAGGGTGAATATGATGCAATCAGGATTACAGGAATTGACCAGGCAGAAAAAGAATGTTACTTCATAGCCTCACCCGACAATCCGACACAACGTTATCTCTACCGTATCTCTATGGAAGGAAAGGGGAAAATGAAACGACTCTCACCTTCCGACAAACCGGGTACTCATAATTATGATATATCACCCGATACGAAGTACGCATTTCATACCTATTCAAATCTGAATACTCCTCCCGTAACAGAGCTTGTATCGTTGCCAGATCACAAGGTTATCAGGGTTTTAAATGACAATGCCTCCTTTAAAAAAGCCTATGCCAGATTAAAGAAGCCCTTTGGAGAACTCTTCAGGGTGACGACGGCAGATGGCGTTCAGATGGATGGATAA
- a CDS encoding sigma-54 dependent transcriptional regulator: MDKLEAKILIVDDDEDILLAARLFLKQHFSIVHTEKNPENIPLLLKSENYDVILLDMNFSRDATSGKEGFYWLSTIIEIDPMAVVIFITGYGDIELAVQGIKEGATNFILKPWDNKKLLATITANLQVRESKKELEDLRSRQKVLIASQDQAFGTLIGQSLAMQKVMTVVEKVAKTEANILILGENGTGKELIARAIHKSSNRKDEVFISVDLGAITETLFESELFGFKKGAFTDAKEDRAGRFEAANKGTIFLDEIGNLNFPLQSKLLSVIQNRTVVRLGTNKDIPVDVRLICATNMPLYQMVNEGKFRQDLLYRINTVELQVPPLRDRIEDIALLVDHFLEIYCKKYKMPLKRLGPNTLKRLEKHNWPGNIREIQHAVERAVIMSESNILQPHDFFLSQMDEADNSVILTHTTNLEDTEKMLIRKVIDKHGGNISKAAKELGLTRASLYRRIEKYGL; encoded by the coding sequence ATGGATAAACTAGAAGCCAAGATTCTCATTGTTGATGATGATGAAGATATATTGTTAGCTGCGAGGCTTTTTCTTAAACAACATTTCAGTATCGTACATACCGAAAAAAATCCGGAGAATATTCCTTTACTTTTAAAAAGTGAGAATTATGATGTCATTTTGCTTGATATGAATTTCTCACGAGATGCTACCAGTGGAAAGGAAGGCTTTTACTGGCTGAGCACGATCATTGAGATCGATCCCATGGCTGTGGTGATTTTTATCACAGGTTATGGGGATATAGAACTGGCTGTTCAGGGTATTAAAGAAGGGGCAACGAATTTCATTCTGAAGCCATGGGATAATAAGAAACTTCTTGCCACCATTACAGCAAACCTGCAGGTAAGGGAATCCAAAAAAGAACTTGAGGATTTGCGATCAAGGCAAAAAGTCCTGATAGCATCACAGGATCAGGCATTCGGTACTTTAATCGGGCAATCTTTAGCCATGCAGAAAGTGATGACGGTGGTAGAAAAAGTTGCAAAGACAGAAGCCAATATTCTTATCCTGGGAGAAAACGGTACAGGTAAAGAGCTTATTGCCAGGGCAATACATAAATCTTCCAACAGAAAAGATGAAGTTTTTATCAGTGTTGACCTGGGTGCTATCACAGAAACGTTGTTCGAAAGTGAACTATTCGGGTTTAAAAAAGGAGCGTTTACTGATGCCAAGGAAGACCGTGCCGGGAGGTTTGAAGCAGCAAATAAGGGTACGATTTTTCTGGATGAGATCGGCAACCTGAATTTTCCTCTTCAGTCAAAGCTCCTCAGCGTGATCCAAAACCGGACCGTTGTCCGTCTGGGTACAAATAAAGACATACCTGTTGATGTCAGGTTAATCTGTGCCACCAATATGCCCCTTTATCAGATGGTGAACGAGGGTAAATTCCGCCAGGATCTGCTATACCGCATCAATACTGTTGAATTACAGGTACCTCCTCTGAGAGACCGTATTGAGGATATTGCCCTTCTGGTCGATCATTTCCTGGAAATCTACTGCAAAAAATATAAGATGCCGCTCAAAAGGCTCGGGCCCAACACATTGAAAAGATTGGAGAAGCACAACTGGCCAGGGAATATCCGGGAAATTCAGCATGCGGTTGAACGAGCAGTGATCATGAGTGAATCAAATATCCTTCAGCCACATGATTTTTTCCTGTCACAGATGGATGAAGCAGACAATAGTGTGATTTTGACTCATACCACCAATCTGGAAGATACAGAGAAAATGCTTATCCGGAAAGTCATTGACAAGCATGGAGGTAATATCAGTAAAGCGGCCAAAGAACTTGGACTGACGCGTGCTTCACTTTACAGAAGAATTGAAAAATATGGTTTATAG
- a CDS encoding M28 family peptidase, with protein sequence MRCFFPAVVIICIFFIFLSEGCKRKKPVKPVEKPKIEVIVPVFNADSAFEYIKQQLSFGPRVPGTPSHEQCAAFLVRQLKSFTPEVIIQTGKVRTFNGKELNIKNIIASFNPDSQGRILLAAHWDSRPWSDHDPDPGKQRLPVPAANDGGSGVGVLVEIARQMSIAKPRIGVDILLLDAEDYGPPDQESNAGDNEAWALGAQYWSLNPHKTGYHARFGILLDMVGAANARFPMEGYSVDYAPDILKKVWGKAQDLGFQNDFPMEEGATINDDHYFINKNLRIPTIDIIHLDTASSNGSFFEQWHTTHDDINVIDKYTLTVVGQTLLKVIYEE encoded by the coding sequence ATGAGATGTTTCTTCCCGGCAGTTGTTATTATATGCATATTTTTCATTTTTCTATCAGAAGGATGTAAAAGGAAAAAACCTGTAAAACCTGTCGAAAAGCCAAAAATTGAGGTCATTGTACCGGTATTTAATGCGGATTCGGCCTTTGAATATATCAAACAGCAACTGTCGTTTGGTCCCCGTGTTCCCGGTACTCCATCTCACGAGCAATGTGCAGCATTTCTGGTCAGACAGTTGAAATCGTTTACTCCGGAGGTAATTATTCAAACTGGTAAAGTCCGCACCTTTAATGGCAAAGAACTGAATATAAAAAACATCATTGCTTCGTTTAATCCAGATTCACAGGGCCGGATACTCCTGGCAGCACACTGGGACTCTCGGCCATGGAGCGATCATGATCCTGACCCTGGCAAACAGCGTTTGCCGGTACCTGCTGCCAATGATGGCGGCAGTGGTGTTGGCGTACTTGTTGAAATAGCGCGCCAAATGAGCATCGCCAAACCCCGCATCGGGGTTGATATACTTCTTCTTGACGCTGAAGATTATGGCCCCCCTGACCAGGAGAGCAATGCAGGCGATAATGAAGCCTGGGCATTAGGTGCGCAGTATTGGTCACTAAATCCACATAAAACAGGGTATCATGCCAGGTTTGGTATTTTACTCGATATGGTTGGTGCTGCCAATGCCCGTTTCCCAATGGAAGGATACTCTGTCGATTATGCACCAGATATCCTTAAAAAAGTATGGGGAAAAGCTCAAGACCTCGGATTCCAGAATGATTTCCCGATGGAAGAAGGCGCCACAATTAATGATGATCACTATTTCATAAATAAAAACCTCCGGATACCTACCATCGATATCATTCATCTTGACACTGCATCCTCAAATGGAAGTTTCTTTGAGCAGTGGCATACAACTCACGATGATATCAACGTCATAGATAAGTATACACTTACAGTTGTCGGGCAAACACTATTGAAAGTCATTTACGAGGAGTGA
- a CDS encoding glucosamine-6-phosphate isomerase, producing MIPFHYSPVEAAFFKQSGIKQVSTRIPYILVENFPKLGMLTSLRFLEWVAQNPEGVISLPTGKTPEYFIKWTKYFLDNWDDAKVAGIRKKHGHKLHHKPDLSKLHFVQIDEFYPISPSQHNSFNYYVNNFYIDGFGLDPQRALLINCDGIPLAGGRKFTEVFPDNIIDNSLRYHECRTSLERMQQESIFMIDAWCSRYEQKIRDIGGIGFFLGGIGPDGHIAFNIRGSDHFSTTRLTSTNFETQAVAATDLGGIEISRNRMVITIGLDTITFNPDAVAIIIAAGESKADIVKQSLESQSTNIYPATALQKLPNSRFYLTQGAASRLNDSIEKYYKSGSWIHEKTERAVTDLCRKLQKYGHHIVMDDLRSDPFCQLIPDLTESTVPSVEESMKNKIERGLEPELNQTFLHTGPHHDDIMLGILPHIAHQLRSATNTFHFAIMTSGFTAVTNVFIKDTLLTTIKFLENDLIQMISYPDFFESGYRRKWDKDVYHYLDSVASRNPFERERGLSHRIVRAIIQIYSVKNKKELMERISEIVGVINNSYDGEKNPPTIQTLKGMIREFEEELVWAHFGVQVKNIHHLRLGFYTGDIFTEVPEQNRDVIPILNLIKNIQPTVISLAFDPEGSGPDTHYKVLQTIAEALREWKKEKDLSKLRIWGYRNVWYRFHPAEANVMVPCSLNSMSMMNDAFRDCYLSQVDASFPSYEHDGPFSTLAQKIWVEQHKDIELLLGKNFFYLNDHPRIRASHGLVFFREMNVDEFLNKARELEKTMEG from the coding sequence ATGATTCCTTTTCACTACTCACCTGTAGAAGCTGCTTTTTTTAAACAATCAGGGATTAAACAAGTCTCAACACGCATACCATACATCCTTGTTGAGAATTTTCCAAAGCTCGGCATGCTCACATCACTCAGATTTCTGGAGTGGGTAGCCCAAAACCCGGAAGGTGTCATCAGCCTTCCGACCGGCAAAACCCCAGAGTATTTCATCAAATGGACCAAGTATTTCCTGGACAACTGGGACGACGCAAAGGTTGCCGGGATACGAAAAAAACATGGACATAAATTACATCACAAACCTGATCTGAGCAAGCTGCATTTTGTTCAGATCGATGAATTCTATCCCATTTCACCATCACAGCATAACAGCTTCAATTATTATGTGAACAATTTTTATATTGATGGATTCGGCCTTGACCCTCAAAGAGCTTTACTGATTAACTGTGATGGTATCCCTCTTGCAGGTGGCAGAAAGTTTACGGAAGTCTTTCCTGATAACATCATCGACAATTCCTTGCGTTACCATGAATGCCGCACTTCTCTTGAGCGGATGCAGCAGGAATCCATTTTCATGATCGATGCCTGGTGTTCGCGCTACGAGCAGAAAATCCGTGATATAGGCGGGATCGGATTTTTTCTTGGAGGTATCGGACCTGACGGGCATATTGCATTCAACATCAGGGGTTCCGATCATTTCTCCACAACCCGGCTAACATCCACCAACTTTGAAACCCAGGCGGTGGCAGCGACAGACCTTGGGGGGATTGAGATCTCCAGAAACCGGATGGTAATCACCATCGGACTGGATACAATAACCTTTAACCCCGATGCGGTGGCTATCATCATTGCTGCGGGCGAGTCAAAAGCAGATATCGTAAAGCAATCCCTTGAAAGTCAATCGACAAACATCTATCCTGCCACTGCTTTACAAAAGCTTCCCAACAGCCGCTTTTATCTCACACAAGGTGCTGCCTCCAGATTGAATGACAGCATTGAAAAGTATTACAAATCAGGTTCCTGGATCCATGAAAAAACCGAACGTGCAGTCACCGATCTCTGCAGAAAGCTTCAGAAATATGGTCATCATATCGTTATGGATGATCTCAGGTCTGATCCTTTTTGTCAGCTTATTCCGGATCTGACTGAGAGTACGGTTCCATCGGTAGAGGAATCCATGAAAAACAAAATTGAACGAGGGCTGGAACCGGAGCTAAACCAGACATTCCTTCATACAGGCCCGCATCATGACGACATCATGCTGGGTATCCTTCCTCATATTGCCCACCAGCTCAGGTCGGCAACTAATACGTTCCATTTTGCCATAATGACCTCGGGATTCACTGCGGTGACCAACGTCTTTATCAAAGATACCCTGTTAACCACCATAAAGTTTCTTGAAAATGACCTGATTCAAATGATCAGCTATCCTGATTTCTTTGAATCGGGATACAGACGCAAATGGGATAAAGATGTCTATCATTACCTCGATAGCGTAGCTTCACGAAATCCGTTTGAGCGTGAGCGAGGCCTCAGTCACCGTATCGTGAGAGCCATCATTCAGATCTATTCTGTCAAAAACAAAAAAGAGCTAATGGAAAGGATCAGTGAGATAGTTGGAGTCATAAACAACAGCTATGATGGGGAAAAGAATCCGCCAACAATTCAGACACTGAAGGGTATGATAAGGGAGTTTGAAGAGGAATTGGTATGGGCTCACTTCGGAGTTCAGGTTAAAAACATTCATCATCTGCGGCTTGGATTTTATACCGGAGATATCTTTACTGAAGTACCGGAACAAAACCGGGATGTCATCCCTATCCTCAACCTGATAAAGAACATTCAGCCTACAGTCATCAGTCTGGCTTTTGATCCTGAAGGCAGCGGGCCTGATACACATTACAAGGTTTTACAAACCATTGCTGAAGCACTCAGAGAATGGAAGAAAGAGAAAGACCTGTCAAAACTTCGCATCTGGGGATACCGTAATGTATGGTACCGGTTCCATCCTGCTGAAGCAAACGTCATGGTGCCATGCTCACTAAACTCCATGTCGATGATGAATGATGCATTCAGAGACTGTTATCTAAGCCAGGTCGACGCCTCCTTCCCCAGTTATGAGCACGATGGGCCGTTCAGCACCCTGGCACAGAAAATATGGGTGGAACAGCATAAGGATATCGAACTGCTCCTTGGAAAAAACTTTTTCTACCTCAACGATCACCCACGCATTCGTGCTTCACATGGATTGGTTTTTTTCAGGGAAATGAATGTCGATGAGTTTCTAAATAAAGCAAGAGAGCTGGAGAAGACAATGGAGGGATAG
- a CDS encoding ATP-binding protein, producing MVYRNFRFQVILRVALLVLSIILLAFLIFNARHIVTSIIMGAIIIYLVTDLIRFVEKTNTKITHFLESIRHSDFSSSFSNTGLGRSFESLNKALNDVIKEFKITRAEKEEHFNYLQTVVQHVSIGIIAFKKDGKVDIINNAVKKLLKISNLKTIDELKSITDELPDVLSSMRSGDKQLLKVIIEGQLLQVSVYATEFRMRGDDFILVSLQNITSELEEKEIESWQNLIRVLTHEIMNSITPISSLASTIIDMLVDKENEQARLKTLDGEDVESVLSALKTIQGRSRGLLNFMEIFRNLTRIPKPNFRHFPVRELFDRCELLLNTKLEQMQITCSHQVNPENLMMTADPDLIDQVLINLMLNAIDAVKGVQNPHISVRADTNPNGRVIIELTDNGQGIKPDLLEKIFMPFFTSKKEGSGIGLSLSRQIMHLHKGTITVRSKPKEGTVFTMTF from the coding sequence ATGGTTTATAGAAACTTCCGGTTTCAGGTAATTCTCAGGGTGGCACTGCTTGTCTTGTCCATCATTTTGCTGGCTTTTCTTATTTTCAATGCAAGGCATATCGTGACCAGCATTATCATGGGAGCCATCATTATTTACCTGGTTACCGACCTTATCCGGTTCGTCGAAAAAACAAATACCAAAATCACCCATTTTCTTGAAAGCATCAGACATTCTGATTTTTCAAGCTCTTTTTCTAACACAGGACTGGGAAGAAGCTTCGAAAGTCTGAACAAAGCCCTTAATGATGTCATCAAGGAGTTTAAGATTACACGGGCTGAAAAAGAGGAGCATTTCAACTACCTCCAGACTGTTGTCCAGCATGTGAGCATAGGCATTATTGCGTTTAAAAAGGACGGAAAAGTAGACATCATAAATAATGCGGTAAAAAAACTTTTAAAGATCAGCAATCTTAAAACCATTGACGAACTCAAGTCAATTACGGATGAATTGCCTGATGTGTTATCTTCAATGCGATCGGGTGACAAACAGCTTCTTAAAGTCATTATTGAGGGGCAATTACTCCAGGTGTCGGTGTATGCTACAGAATTTCGAATGCGTGGCGACGACTTTATTCTCGTTTCATTGCAAAACATCACTTCAGAACTTGAGGAAAAAGAAATTGAATCGTGGCAGAATCTCATCCGGGTTCTCACCCATGAGATCATGAACTCAATCACTCCCATTTCTTCATTGGCTTCAACTATCATTGATATGCTGGTAGATAAGGAAAACGAGCAGGCAAGGCTCAAAACACTTGATGGAGAGGATGTGGAGTCGGTGCTGAGTGCACTCAAGACCATCCAGGGCAGAAGTCGTGGCCTGCTGAATTTTATGGAGATTTTCCGCAACCTGACACGTATTCCCAAACCAAACTTCCGCCATTTCCCGGTCAGAGAGCTCTTCGATCGCTGCGAGCTGTTGTTAAATACAAAACTGGAACAGATGCAGATTACATGCAGTCATCAGGTCAATCCCGAAAATCTTATGATGACAGCAGATCCTGATCTCATCGACCAGGTTCTGATAAATCTTATGCTTAATGCCATTGATGCAGTGAAAGGTGTTCAAAATCCCCACATCTCTGTCAGAGCCGATACCAATCCAAATGGAAGAGTCATTATTGAGTTGACCGATAATGGACAAGGTATAAAACCTGACTTGCTGGAAAAAATTTTTATGCCTTTTTTCACTTCAAAAAAGGAAGGCTCGGGCATAGGTCTCAGCCTGTCAAGGCAGATCATGCATCTTCATAAGGGAACAATCACGGTGCGGTCAAAACCAAAAGAAGGCACAGTGTTTACAATGACATTTTAA